A window of Dehalococcoidia bacterium contains these coding sequences:
- the nth gene encoding endonuclease III yields the protein MDKIEKILKLLISAYGDRAPGRRLEPVDELILTILSQNTSDVNSRRAFKSLTAAFGGWDKVAHAPAARIAVTIKTGGLAEVKSGYIQGVLQRLEKETSGYDLRFLKDMALGAARAWLTRLPGVGMKTASCVLLFSLGMPAFPVDTHVLRVAVRLGLLAPKTTADAAHFEMERLVRPSDIYRCHVLMIEHGRRTCKAQRPLCGNCIIGSRCPSYNKFKP from the coding sequence ATGGACAAAATCGAAAAAATACTGAAGCTTCTTATCTCAGCCTACGGAGACCGCGCACCCGGGCGCCGGCTGGAGCCCGTGGACGAACTGATACTGACCATCCTGTCGCAGAATACCTCTGACGTGAATTCGCGGCGCGCTTTTAAATCGCTGACTGCCGCTTTCGGCGGATGGGACAAAGTCGCGCATGCGCCGGCTGCGCGCATTGCGGTGACCATTAAAACGGGGGGCCTGGCGGAGGTGAAATCCGGATATATACAGGGTGTGCTTCAGCGCCTTGAGAAGGAGACGTCAGGCTATGATCTGCGCTTTCTCAAGGATATGGCTCTCGGGGCGGCCCGGGCCTGGCTGACGCGCCTGCCCGGCGTGGGTATGAAGACGGCCAGCTGCGTCCTGCTCTTCTCGCTCGGCATGCCGGCCTTTCCCGTCGATACACATGTTTTGCGCGTGGCCGTAAGGTTGGGCCTGCTGGCGCCTAAAACCACGGCCGACGCCGCCCATTTCGAGATGGAGCGCCTGGTGCGTCCGTCGGACATCTACCGCTGCCACGTATTGATGATCGAGCACGGACGCAGGACCTGCAAAGCGCAGCGCCCGCTCTGCGGCAACTGCATTATCGGCAGTCGTTGTCCGAGCTATAATAAATTTAAGCCCTGA
- a CDS encoding sialidase family protein, with translation MDRTVLHPGKVSPGHCLRVIILAAALALITPLSHPHLIQAATPSSCVLKWGTIDTPGGYPQRNDIRFLSEINALSVSRGGMIIYMLDIPNSSSGLVANAGIWRSGDGGISWSQRPTQWLARTSSPPAPVFPVAALAVAPDNTDLVAAVCMNAAGDRRREVYYSEDGGTIWTYCGAIPFLYGPDEQIGCIAITHSYDYRETRVNDIIVASRTPAGIFAQGEIYVLRCPGLAGWQAQGFAGGDILALQPSPSYEEDAALVIIACTTQRTYINLGMRDTGANACFWNTAPGYPVELCTPDQAGASFSGKDRIITGSLALPDDFNGCSGEKRVIFAACDSNGAAAGTSRPLDDVYRVNDTIITRLNLPAGKPRVSSIAYSGSTTSGKLLSGCVESNSVTGEAQVWFTADPLANCSTWIKPLKPPTGGYNTGFGNAQVAWTDDGSAAFAGTGSGNRSSPAQWADINGATWASSPLDETAFSLSRDDGVSWNQLSLIDTQINRYRALAVAEDGKTVYISSVNDNGLGGTWRSRTPVIGEAWQRIACLDFSAPLLRPAPDEENGSVVFLGNQGSTHIIQSRDSGQTWRDCLPGVYLQDMAAGSSDELYVIQADALIRRGRYETIGWVWDKIRDTGLLSAHNIVVQDGSVVAGAALGRLCPVSYSLNSGEDWELITEPAYSNGNRHVAFDEEFQDNHLIYLADDAGGLYRWTVGNSNRWDDMAPPDNSYYGQAIAVRGMYYAAFSQTNDVTGVSRTTYSRGGIPKDGIFWDSLSTGLSAGVVFRLEPISLVYADDALWAFDARDYDCALGTGLLWAFRDTLANRSPWLISPKGNSLVYCDPVTGRNAQVDLRWEQLSLADAYQVEVGKDKWFDLAVSEAEPVTNPFFVPENSLYPAYYIRPGVLPAAGQDYFWRVRVRRAATGQVIRSRWSPAFSFSVRPGYPVSAPSYTGIESLQPCHNACEVPPYPLSFSWSPTQGTTGYRFVLAGDPDLGQPVIDQTVDAAAFKLPWRLEYATAYFWQVTPLKPVPGDSSPVFSFNTAAEPTVSTSAIPPDNTTNGLLVALVFTILFGLSIQVIIYRNNRR, from the coding sequence GTGGATAGAACCGTCCTTCATCCGGGGAAAGTAAGTCCGGGGCACTGCCTCCGCGTTATCATCCTCGCTGCAGCCTTAGCGCTGATAACACCGCTCTCTCATCCTCACCTGATTCAAGCGGCCACGCCGTCCTCCTGTGTCCTCAAATGGGGAACCATCGATACACCCGGCGGCTACCCCCAGCGCAACGACATACGATTCCTCAGCGAGATAAATGCTCTGTCCGTCTCGCGCGGCGGCATGATCATTTATATGCTGGATATACCCAACTCCAGCTCGGGCCTGGTTGCCAATGCGGGCATCTGGCGTAGCGGAGACGGCGGCATATCCTGGAGCCAGCGTCCCACGCAGTGGCTGGCCAGGACATCCAGTCCGCCCGCGCCGGTTTTCCCGGTGGCGGCACTGGCAGTTGCTCCCGATAATACCGACCTTGTGGCTGCCGTCTGCATGAACGCAGCGGGCGACCGCCGCAGGGAGGTCTATTACAGCGAGGATGGCGGCACAATATGGACCTACTGCGGGGCCATCCCATTCCTGTACGGCCCCGATGAGCAGATAGGCTGTATCGCAATAACGCATTCTTACGACTATCGCGAGACGCGGGTTAACGATATCATCGTGGCCAGCCGCACCCCGGCAGGCATCTTCGCACAGGGTGAGATTTACGTGCTGCGCTGCCCCGGCCTGGCGGGCTGGCAGGCGCAGGGCTTCGCGGGCGGGGACATACTCGCCTTACAGCCCTCTCCCTCCTACGAAGAGGACGCGGCGCTGGTTATAATCGCATGCACCACACAGCGTACTTATATCAATCTGGGCATGCGCGATACCGGCGCCAACGCATGCTTCTGGAACACGGCGCCGGGCTATCCCGTCGAGTTGTGCACGCCGGACCAGGCCGGCGCCTCGTTCAGCGGCAAAGACAGGATTATAACCGGTAGTCTGGCCCTGCCGGATGATTTCAACGGCTGCTCCGGCGAGAAACGCGTCATATTCGCCGCCTGCGATTCCAACGGCGCCGCCGCCGGCACGTCGCGGCCGCTGGACGACGTCTATCGTGTCAACGATACCATCATCACCCGTCTCAATCTTCCGGCAGGGAAGCCGCGCGTCAGCTCCATCGCCTACAGCGGATCGACTACATCCGGCAAGCTGCTGTCGGGATGTGTTGAATCCAACAGTGTCACCGGGGAGGCGCAGGTCTGGTTCACGGCCGACCCACTGGCAAACTGCAGCACCTGGATCAAGCCGCTCAAGCCGCCTACCGGCGGTTACAATACAGGCTTCGGCAACGCGCAGGTCGCCTGGACTGATGATGGATCAGCAGCCTTCGCGGGGACAGGCTCGGGCAACCGCAGCAGCCCGGCTCAATGGGCCGACATCAACGGCGCGACCTGGGCCTCGTCCCCGCTGGACGAGACCGCCTTCTCGCTCAGCCGGGACGACGGCGTCTCCTGGAACCAGTTGAGCCTGATCGACACGCAGATCAACCGCTACCGCGCGCTGGCCGTAGCCGAAGACGGCAAAACCGTTTACATATCGTCGGTCAACGATAACGGGCTGGGCGGCACCTGGCGCAGCCGTACCCCCGTGATAGGAGAGGCCTGGCAAAGAATAGCCTGCCTGGACTTCAGCGCGCCGCTGCTCAGGCCGGCGCCGGACGAAGAGAACGGATCGGTTGTATTCCTGGGCAATCAGGGCAGTACGCACATCATTCAGTCGCGGGACAGCGGGCAGACCTGGCGCGATTGTCTGCCGGGAGTTTATTTACAGGACATGGCGGCAGGGAGCAGCGACGAGCTCTATGTGATACAGGCCGATGCGCTTATCAGGCGGGGCAGGTACGAAACGATAGGATGGGTCTGGGACAAAATACGGGATACGGGCCTGCTGTCCGCCCATAATATCGTCGTGCAGGACGGCAGCGTCGTGGCCGGCGCGGCGCTGGGCAGGCTGTGTCCCGTATCATACTCGCTGAATAGCGGTGAGGATTGGGAACTGATAACCGAGCCGGCATACAGCAACGGCAACCGTCATGTGGCTTTCGACGAGGAGTTCCAGGATAACCACCTGATTTATCTGGCCGACGATGCGGGAGGGCTGTACCGCTGGACCGTGGGTAACAGCAACCGCTGGGACGATATGGCGCCGCCCGATAACAGCTATTACGGACAGGCGATAGCGGTGCGGGGCATGTATTACGCCGCCTTCAGCCAGACCAACGATGTAACAGGGGTATCGAGGACGACCTACTCGCGCGGCGGCATACCCAAGGACGGTATATTCTGGGACAGCCTGTCGACCGGCCTTTCTGCAGGCGTCGTCTTCCGACTGGAGCCGATCTCGCTGGTGTATGCAGACGATGCTCTGTGGGCGTTCGATGCGCGCGATTACGATTGCGCTTTGGGTACGGGCCTTCTATGGGCGTTCAGGGACACGCTGGCCAACCGTTCGCCCTGGCTGATCTCACCCAAAGGCAACAGCCTGGTTTATTGCGATCCCGTGACCGGCCGCAACGCACAGGTCGACCTCAGGTGGGAGCAGCTGTCGCTGGCCGACGCTTACCAGGTGGAGGTGGGCAAGGACAAATGGTTCGACCTGGCGGTTAGCGAGGCGGAACCGGTGACGAACCCCTTCTTCGTGCCGGAGAACTCGCTTTACCCCGCGTACTATATCAGGCCGGGCGTGCTGCCCGCCGCCGGGCAGGATTATTTCTGGCGTGTGAGGGTGAGGAGGGCGGCCACCGGCCAGGTCATACGCAGCCGCTGGTCACCCGCCTTCAGCTTCAGCGTCCGACCCGGCTATCCGGTCTCCGCGCCTTCCTATACAGGCATAGAGTCGCTGCAACCCTGCCACAACGCCTGCGAGGTCCCGCCTTATCCGCTCAGCTTCTCCTGGTCTCCAACGCAGGGAACAACCGGCTACCGATTCGTGCTTGCCGGAGACCCGGACCTGGGCCAGCCCGTGATCGACCAGACAGTCGATGCAGCGGCCTTCAAACTGCCCTGGCGGCTGGAGTACGCGACGGCATATTTCTGGCAGGTCACACCGCTCAAACCGGTGCCGGGCGACAGCAGCCCCGTGTTCTCATTCAACACGGCCGCAGAGCCGACGGTTTCAACTTCAGCCATACCACCGGATAATACTACTAACGGCCTGCTGGTCGCGCTCGTTTTCACCATTCTCTTTGGCCTTTCGATACAGGTCATTATTTATCGGAATAACAGACGTTAA
- a CDS encoding M20/M25/M40 family metallo-hydrolase — MNLNAAELLSRYLRLDTSNPPGNEHLAANFLAAIFSAEDIPYRLFEPRPRRVSIRAELKGSGQRAPLILLHHTDVIAADKNEWSFDPFGGEIIDGYICGRGALDTKSLGIMQLLAFLDIRHHKLQLNRDLVFLATADEESGADCGVEYLLREHAREFGASLVLNEGSYVVEGIVPDRLLAMISPGEKGPCWMRLKRRGLPGHGSTPHGLNPLERLSEAVNRLLEHKSRPRVTPIVAEYFRRMSQAWDFLKPYMEDGSDETLLKLVEENDLLAVPQINAMLRNTVSLNSLHSGNKVNVIPSYAEAEVDTRLLPGQDIDSWVALIKKQLADDEIQIEFIMKGEGNESTMETQDYATIEAALLEHYPGAIAAPYLMLGTTDSRFFRKKGVTSYGFCPAVIPAEHLKSIHGTDEKIGVESMEKGTEVYRDIVVRLCTGSD; from the coding sequence ATGAATTTAAACGCAGCCGAACTGCTCAGCCGCTATTTAAGGCTGGACACATCCAATCCACCGGGAAACGAACACCTCGCGGCCAATTTCCTGGCAGCTATCTTCTCCGCTGAGGACATACCTTACAGGCTCTTTGAGCCGCGTCCCCGCCGCGTCTCCATACGGGCGGAGCTGAAAGGTTCGGGACAGAGGGCTCCCCTTATACTTCTGCACCATACCGATGTAATCGCGGCGGATAAAAACGAATGGAGCTTCGATCCCTTTGGCGGCGAAATCATAGACGGGTATATCTGCGGCCGCGGCGCCCTCGATACCAAGTCCCTGGGCATTATGCAGCTGCTGGCCTTCCTGGATATAAGACATCATAAACTTCAGCTTAACCGTGATCTTGTCTTCCTGGCCACAGCCGACGAGGAGTCCGGCGCTGACTGCGGCGTGGAATATTTACTGAGGGAGCATGCCCGGGAATTCGGCGCGTCCCTGGTGCTCAACGAGGGCAGCTACGTGGTTGAGGGTATTGTGCCTGACCGGCTGCTGGCCATGATCTCCCCCGGGGAGAAAGGTCCCTGCTGGATGAGACTGAAAAGGCGGGGTTTGCCCGGCCACGGCTCCACGCCCCACGGCCTCAATCCTCTGGAGCGACTGAGCGAGGCGGTCAACCGGCTGCTCGAGCACAAAAGCAGGCCCAGGGTGACGCCCATCGTGGCGGAGTATTTCCGGCGCATGTCGCAGGCCTGGGATTTCCTCAAGCCTTATATGGAGGACGGCAGCGACGAGACGCTTTTAAAGCTCGTAGAGGAGAACGACCTGCTGGCCGTTCCGCAGATCAACGCCATGCTGAGGAACACGGTCAGCCTGAACTCGCTGCACAGCGGCAACAAGGTCAATGTCATTCCCTCGTATGCCGAGGCCGAAGTCGACACCAGGCTGCTGCCTGGCCAGGATATCGATAGTTGGGTAGCCCTTATAAAAAAACAGCTTGCCGACGATGAGATACAGATCGAATTCATCATGAAGGGCGAGGGCAATGAATCGACTATGGAAACGCAGGACTACGCAACGATCGAAGCGGCGCTGCTGGAGCACTATCCCGGCGCCATAGCAGCGCCATACCTGATGCTGGGCACCACCGACTCGCGCTTCTTCAGGAAGAAGGGAGTGACCTCGTACGGCTTCTGCCCGGCGGTCATACCGGCCGAGCACTTAAAGTCGATTCACGGAACCGACGAGAAGATCGGCGTCGAGAGCATGGAAAAAGGGACAGAAGTGTACAGAGACATAGTCGTGAGACTGTGCACGGGTTCAGATTAA
- a CDS encoding DUF4405 domain-containing protein: MRKATMHYILDAIEGVILLLLVVSGFILWFALPEGTAAGTTVLFDRRTWIQVHQWLAVGLLVFFSTHIITHWTWIVYMTRRYFGRSNR, translated from the coding sequence ATGCGCAAGGCCACCATGCATTACATACTCGACGCTATCGAAGGAGTTATACTGCTCCTGCTGGTTGTGTCGGGGTTCATCCTGTGGTTCGCACTTCCCGAGGGCACTGCGGCGGGCACAACCGTCCTCTTCGATCGACGCACCTGGATACAGGTGCACCAGTGGCTGGCCGTCGGGTTGCTGGTTTTCTTCAGCACACATATAATCACACACTGGACCTGGATCGTCTATATGACCAGGAGGTACTTTGGGCGCTCAAACCGATAA
- a CDS encoding CARDB domain-containing protein: MLRIKSSFALISIAVPILLILSCAGISASSPSLSEFTLSTGLSSDYRPLDVKSEFYVDSPQVCCSVKITGVSENTSVTADWVYVRGQVPKEAGPLILQDRTVCGTDCYAGFTLPAPAGGFMRGDYRVDLYIDGRPGASAGFSILRDVSLPLPQIASFSAIPSRTIAGQPVQLGWKVSNASRIDIRPLPGAVDAEGSVSVTPDEDTAYTLYAINRGGVSSSRLNVVVTPVIKEKPDLQVTEIWTSGNILAYRVKNTGNLASCATVTRLYKNDLEISQDYMAPLKVGEERAEAFQQHHFSPRFNYIGGYGAACDPITMRVCVNSEDSCIESDMSNNCFERIFGECIK; the protein is encoded by the coding sequence ATGCTTCGTATAAAATCATCCTTTGCCCTGATATCAATCGCGGTCCCGATTCTGCTGATTTTGTCCTGCGCGGGCATATCCGCTTCTTCTCCTTCGCTGTCGGAGTTCACGCTTTCAACGGGATTGTCGTCTGATTACCGCCCGCTCGACGTAAAAAGCGAGTTCTACGTGGACAGCCCGCAGGTCTGCTGCTCGGTAAAGATCACCGGTGTGAGTGAAAATACTTCCGTTACGGCAGACTGGGTCTATGTCAGGGGACAGGTGCCCAAAGAGGCCGGGCCGCTTATATTGCAGGATCGTACCGTCTGCGGCACGGACTGCTATGCTGGATTCACACTGCCGGCGCCTGCGGGAGGCTTTATGAGAGGCGATTACCGGGTTGATCTATATATCGACGGCAGGCCCGGCGCCAGCGCCGGCTTCTCCATACTGCGCGATGTTTCGCTGCCGCTGCCGCAAATAGCATCTTTCTCCGCCATCCCGTCCAGAACGATCGCCGGTCAGCCCGTGCAGCTTGGCTGGAAGGTCTCAAATGCGTCCAGGATCGATATCCGACCGCTGCCCGGGGCTGTGGACGCGGAGGGTAGCGTGTCCGTCACTCCAGATGAGGATACCGCCTACACTTTGTACGCCATAAACCGCGGGGGCGTTAGCTCCAGCAGACTGAATGTGGTAGTTACACCTGTGATCAAGGAGAAGCCGGACCTGCAGGTCACGGAGATATGGACCAGCGGCAATATCCTTGCTTATCGCGTGAAAAACACAGGCAACCTGGCCTCCTGTGCAACCGTAACCCGGCTGTACAAAAACGATCTGGAGATATCGCAGGATTATATGGCGCCGCTAAAGGTCGGTGAGGAGCGTGCGGAGGCTTTTCAGCAGCACCATTTCTCGCCTCGCTTCAACTATATCGGCGGCTATGGCGCCGCCTGCGATCCGATAACCATGCGGGTGTGCGTTAACAGCGAGGACTCCTGCATTGAAAGCGACATGTCAAATAACTGTTTTGAGCGCATTTTCGGCGAATGTATAAAATAG
- a CDS encoding P1 family peptidase has translation MFNAITDIPGISVGHYTDLTAATGCTVVLCEAGAVAGVDVRGGAPGTRDTDLLNPINVVEKIHAVLLSGGSAFGLNAIGGVQHFLEEKGVGYEMAGVRVPIVPGAVVFDLDIGNATIRPGVPEGYQACRDATSGPVAEGCVGAGTGAMIGQLKGKRCAMKSGLGTASIKFYGEIVVAALFVVNALGDIVDPTGGRIIAGIRREDGKGPDNTIELMKQGYTFLAEPGRNTVVGVVATNAALTKAQAAKVAGMAHDGLARSINPSHSMHDGDTIFALSLGDRASDVTSVGSMAAEVTRMAIINAVKKATSLDGVPCIKDLPY, from the coding sequence ATGTTCAATGCGATTACAGATATACCGGGTATCAGTGTCGGTCATTACACCGATTTAACAGCTGCAACGGGATGCACCGTGGTCCTCTGCGAGGCGGGCGCAGTGGCAGGTGTAGATGTCAGGGGAGGCGCTCCGGGCACCAGGGATACAGACCTGCTCAATCCGATAAATGTGGTTGAAAAGATACATGCCGTCCTGTTGAGCGGTGGCAGCGCCTTCGGACTGAATGCTATAGGCGGTGTACAGCACTTTCTGGAAGAAAAGGGAGTAGGATATGAAATGGCCGGCGTAAGGGTACCGATCGTGCCGGGAGCAGTGGTTTTCGACCTGGATATTGGCAACGCCACAATCCGGCCGGGTGTACCTGAAGGGTATCAGGCATGCAGGGATGCAACTTCAGGCCCGGTTGCCGAAGGCTGCGTGGGCGCCGGCACCGGGGCCATGATCGGACAGCTCAAAGGCAAGAGATGCGCAATGAAGAGCGGCCTGGGCACCGCCAGCATAAAATTCTATGGCGAAATAGTTGTTGCTGCCCTGTTTGTTGTGAATGCTCTGGGCGATATTGTTGACCCGACAGGCGGACGGATTATCGCGGGAATCCGGCGTGAGGATGGCAAAGGTCCTGATAATACCATAGAGTTGATGAAACAGGGATATACATTTCTGGCAGAGCCCGGCCGTAATACGGTAGTTGGAGTTGTGGCCACGAATGCAGCCCTGACTAAAGCACAGGCTGCCAAGGTCGCCGGGATGGCGCATGACGGTCTGGCCCGCTCAATTAATCCTTCGCATAGCATGCACGATGGGGATACGATCTTTGCGCTTTCCCTGGGCGACCGGGCGAGTGATGTCACTTCAGTGGGATCAATGGCCGCCGAGGTAACCAGGATGGCTATAATCAATGCGGTAAAAAAGGCTACCAGCCTTGATGGAGTCCCCTGTATCAAAGATCTTCCGTATTGA
- a CDS encoding alkyl sulfatase dimerization domain-containing protein encodes MGLIKRPATVIAAVFVIIGIMLPAFSACEKAPDKAATPEISLGTQAGASEWTIKANEEVKNQFDFADREEFEDAQRGFIATVPDLVIENAAGGIAWSMPDYDFEKQTEIPATVNPLLWRHSQLNLNNGLYKVTDRIYQVRGFDINNMTIVEGDSKIIIIDVGMSAETAKAMLDLYYRERGVKPVAAIIYTHSHIDHFAGIKGIISDEDAKSGSVQIIAPEGFLDYAISENILAGNAMSRRAQYQFGVYLPRNAGGQVDSGGGKALPVGTMALIGPNKEIKATGEKLFLDGVEMEFQIVSGTEAPAAMTIYFPQLRALDTAEIASQSNHNLLTPRGAEVRDANAWAKAINEMIELYGDKTDVMFASQQWPCWGNDKIVGYLKQQRDLYKYTHDQTLRLLNHGYTPNEIAEMIKLPESLAKGWDVRDYYGTLSFNVRAVYQKYLGFYDGNPANLNPLPPVEASKKYVEYMGGPQAVIDRAKVDYANGDYRWVAQVMNQVVFAYPDNQEARNLEADAMEQLAYQAESTVWRNCYLVGASELRTGMSKSIGAGSVSPDMVRGITLPQYFDLMGSRLNGPKAEGKKIVINWNFTDTGDKYVLNLENSALTYTSGRLSNRADATLNLSRATLISVLAGETTFPKEILAGKVTIEGDALKILDLMGMMDSYDPMFNIISP; translated from the coding sequence ATGGGTTTGATCAAACGTCCGGCAACTGTAATCGCGGCTGTTTTCGTCATAATCGGAATCATGCTGCCCGCATTTTCCGCCTGCGAGAAAGCCCCCGACAAAGCTGCGACTCCAGAGATCTCTTTAGGGACACAGGCTGGGGCGTCGGAATGGACTATCAAAGCCAACGAGGAAGTAAAAAACCAGTTTGATTTCGCCGATCGGGAAGAGTTTGAAGACGCACAACGCGGATTCATCGCCACCGTGCCGGACCTCGTCATTGAAAACGCTGCCGGCGGCATAGCGTGGTCCATGCCCGACTACGATTTCGAAAAACAAACAGAGATACCCGCGACCGTTAATCCCCTGCTCTGGCGACATTCTCAACTCAATTTGAACAACGGCCTTTACAAGGTGACGGACCGCATCTACCAGGTAAGAGGGTTTGATATAAACAATATGACTATTGTCGAAGGTGACAGCAAGATCATTATTATCGATGTGGGGATGAGCGCTGAGACTGCCAAAGCCATGCTTGACCTGTATTACCGGGAGCGCGGAGTAAAACCGGTGGCAGCCATTATCTATACCCACAGCCATATCGATCATTTCGCCGGAATCAAAGGCATTATTTCGGACGAAGATGCAAAATCCGGCAGCGTTCAGATTATAGCGCCTGAAGGTTTCCTCGATTATGCCATAAGTGAGAATATCCTGGCCGGCAACGCCATGAGCCGCCGCGCGCAGTACCAGTTCGGTGTCTATCTGCCCAGGAATGCCGGAGGGCAGGTGGATAGTGGAGGCGGCAAAGCCTTACCCGTTGGCACAATGGCGCTGATCGGACCCAACAAGGAAATTAAAGCTACAGGCGAAAAGCTGTTCCTTGACGGAGTGGAAATGGAATTCCAGATAGTCTCAGGCACCGAGGCGCCGGCCGCGATGACCATATACTTCCCACAGCTGCGGGCGCTTGATACAGCCGAGATCGCAAGCCAGAGTAACCATAATTTGCTGACCCCGCGAGGCGCGGAGGTTCGCGATGCCAATGCGTGGGCCAAGGCTATTAATGAGATGATCGAGTTGTATGGTGATAAGACCGACGTGATGTTCGCCTCACAGCAGTGGCCGTGCTGGGGCAACGATAAAATAGTCGGCTATCTCAAACAGCAACGTGACCTGTATAAATATACTCATGATCAGACGCTCAGGCTGCTGAACCATGGCTATACGCCCAATGAAATAGCCGAAATGATCAAACTGCCGGAAAGCCTGGCTAAAGGATGGGATGTTCGCGACTACTACGGGACGCTGAGCTTCAATGTAAGGGCCGTCTACCAGAAATATCTCGGTTTCTACGACGGCAACCCGGCAAACCTCAATCCGTTACCGCCGGTTGAGGCCAGCAAGAAATATGTCGAATACATGGGCGGTCCCCAGGCCGTTATCGACAGGGCAAAAGTTGATTATGCCAACGGTGATTACCGTTGGGTAGCGCAGGTAATGAACCAGGTTGTCTTCGCTTACCCCGACAATCAGGAGGCGCGTAACCTGGAGGCTGACGCGATGGAGCAACTCGCTTACCAGGCTGAATCCACCGTGTGGCGTAACTGTTATCTGGTGGGCGCCTCCGAACTGCGCACCGGGATGAGTAAAAGTATAGGTGCGGGCAGCGTCAGCCCCGACATGGTGAGAGGTATAACTCTACCCCAGTATTTCGACTTGATGGGCAGCCGCCTTAACGGTCCCAAAGCCGAAGGTAAAAAGATTGTAATCAACTGGAATTTCACTGATACCGGCGACAAATATGTCCTTAACCTTGAAAACTCGGCGTTGACTTACACATCGGGCCGACTATCGAACAGGGCCGATGCCACATTGAATCTGTCACGTGCTACATTGATCTCTGTACTGGCAGGTGAGACTACGTTTCCCAAGGAGATTTTAGCCGGAAAAGTAACTATTGAAGGAGATGCTTTAAAGATACTCGATCTGATGGGAATGATGGATAGCTACGATCCCATGTTCAATATTATCAGCCCGTAA